Below is a genomic region from Sorghum bicolor cultivar BTx623 chromosome 9, Sorghum_bicolor_NCBIv3, whole genome shotgun sequence.
AGCAACCAGCGATACCTCCTCTCCCGCCTTTGGCCACCGTTCCCCTCTGCCTACTCTGCTCTACGAAGAATCAGGCGGGTAACGACGGCCACGCAAGGCGACACGGCAAACGGCTCAAGCCTCAAGGTAAACATGACTAAAACACTAGCACAAGAAACTAAGATTTCGGTGGGAGAACTTACGCCATCTCCCGCGCTCCGAGGACCCGGCCGACAGCGTATGTAACACCTGCAACAATCAAGCAAGCGGAATGATCATCAGTGGCGATTTGCGAGGGAGACTAGTAGTAGCAAGGAGGGGAGGGGGAAGGAACGCGCCGCCACCTGGGTTGGAGGAGTGCCGAGCTGCTAGGGTTTTCGCGTGGGGAGGAGACGGCTGGGAGTGGCTTATATTGCAGCCGGGCCTTCTGGGCTTCAATGGGCAGAATATTTTCCTGGGCCGAGCCGGCCATCGCATATCCaaatcagcagcagcagcagcactttGAGCTGTGTGGGCCGCACGGTCACAGACTCGAGGGCCATCATGACAGTCCAACACCCTCCTAAACGTAAACGGCCGTCCGCTCGGTTCTTGAAGTTCGAACAATGTCATCTCATctcagtttttttaaaaaaaaaaaaactatgtcATCTCATCTCATTGACATGAAGTTAGAGGGTCCATGGCCAAATATGGCCCTCACTAAGCTCCACCAATGCTCAACGGTGTTAGAGTCAGGTTAGGGCCGGTTTCGGGGTTTACATGGTTTTCAGACTTACTTCTTTCGTCCCgaaataagtgtcgttttcgcttcccgagaaataactttaactaaatatatagtaaaaattattagtatttatagtacattattagtatcattggaaagatattTAAGGCtagtttttttaacaaatttatttagagatataaatattgtatatattttctacaaatcgagttaAACTTGTGCCaaaaaaacctaaaacgacactctttttgggacggagggagtaggctTCAAAGAAAAATTTAGGgttagctactgtagcactttcgtttgtatttgataattattgtctaactatgaaccaattagtcttaaaagattcgtttcataaattacagtcaaactgtgcaattgattattttttatctatatttaattctctatgcatacgtcaaaagattcgatataatgataaatcttgaaaacttttagaGCTAATGTCTTGTTTAGTCCACCCtagaattcaaaaacttttcaaaagtcTCCATCAAattaaatcttacggcacatacatggaggactgaatatagataaaaaagtaaCTAACTTTTGATTTTAATTACTCTATATTTAgaaaataattaccaaatataaaGATACTATAATACCAAAAAGTAAAGCCGCTTAGTACTCTCCCACATCGATCTTTGCGGACAGCGCCACAACTGTGGTGTGCGTTCGGCGAGGctccatgccatgccatgctcCTCGGATCGACGCGGCGAGGCTCCGGCTCCGGTGCCAAGCGAGAGTCGAGCCGTCGTCGAGGGATGACATGACATGCCGCGGCTTCCTTCTCGTCCCCGTCagagacagacagacagacagacagacagacacaGCAGTCTCCTCCCCGCTCCTCTTTATCGAGTGCCGCGCTGCGTTACCCAGACAGACAAGGGTCCTGCAAAAGCAGACGCGCCGCAACCCCCCCACCATGGGTGGTACTGTAATCATCGTCATCATCTCGCAGCATCTAGCGGTAATGATGCGAGAATGATGGAGGGCCATTGGCCTGTTTTGGGCCACCTGCGGACCTGCCCATCCATTGCATTGCATTCCTCTCCAAAGACCCCAAACAAATGGCAACGGTGCGCTAAATAATCACCGGCAGATGCCTGTGTGGTGTGGCCATCACAGAGGGACAGGGGAGAATGCAATGGCCTGAAGCCAAAGATGATGATGACGGGAGAAATGGTCATCAGCGGCGTAAGCAAAGCTGctcttgtagtagtagtagtaccgTCGCCTGTGATCTCTCTTCATCTGCATTGATGATCGGGGTGCTGCGATGCCGTGCTGAGGTGCCGCTACAGTAGTACTGGGTAGTGGCTAGCGATGCTGTCTCTAGTGTACTGTACTCCATTGGTGGTATAGACAGGTACTAGTAGGCATGCCGCTGCAGTCCGCGCCATGCTGTGTACTACGTTGCCTCGGGATGGCAAACGGGGATGCGACTGCGACTAggcatgcatgatgcatgccTATCAGCCTGTGCCTACCTTCTCTTCTCTCCGGTGTCCGGTGCTTCCGAGTGAGTCCTCTCGCTCCCCGCTCCTCGCTCTCGCCCGCCCTTCCCCGCGCTACCATGCACCACGCCTCATGTCTTCCACTTCCAAGTTCCAACTGCATGGATCATCGCTCTCCTCTAGCTGAAGCAATGTATCGATCCGCCCCGGATTCCACATCACATCGATCCCAATCCCATGGATAATCATAATCTCAAGGACAGGTTCCTGAACTACTGATGCTTCTGGTCGGCGTCTTGGTTCTGCTCTGCAGCATGCTGCAGACATAAGACACGGATCGTGCTGCTTCCGCCTTACCGCGACCACGAGAGTGTCGCCCGGGCGAGGAGCACCCACTGCTCGTTAATTGCTCAGGCGTTTCATCCCGCTGTACTACACGAGTGTGTGGAGAAGCACAGCAATACAGCAAGGACTAGTAGTATACAGTTTGAAGGAAACTGCGAGCCTGCAGAGCCAGGTTTCTGTTGTGATTCTTGGTGCAATTGGCACCTAAACTCCAGAGATTCATTATATCATTTGACAGATAAGAACTTGGTTTAAAGAAGGAAAATCAGATATGGAAATTGCAGCAAAACGTAACAAAAGAAATGGTACAGGCCCACCATAAAAAGCAGGCAGAATTCGAGTCTTTTGAGACCAACAATGGCGAACTGTCCTGCCTGCGCAACGTGACATGTTTTCGTGCCAAAATCCGACCGCCGAATACAACGTACAGATTACTAGTCGTAGCGGATAATACACGTACAGAAAGAAGCAACAGTCTTTCTCCGTTGCCCTCATAATATACTAGGGCTTCAAAATCGAGAACTTTTGCGCCCTTTCTTCATGAATTTCACAATACACGAAtaataagaaaaagaagaaaaattcaGTCGTCTCAGATGCGAAGATTGAGAGCTAGTAAAAGTAAATACGATGAATACGGGCTATTTTATTGAGCATTACACACCATATGCAGAACAAGGAGCTACTACTACAACTATTCAGCTTCAGAGTTCAGAGCCATTACAAACTAGAAACTGCAGCTTCTACCATCCATCACCATTTGATCGCCACAAGAAACCACAAAAACATTTTCATGTCCATCCCCATATCCATCAGCTACTACGCTTGAAGCTACCACCAACCTAGGTGCCTAATCCATTTTCACAACTTGGCATGCACAAAAAGGAAGGAACAGGGAGGCGGCGTGATCCACACAACAGGTGTGCCAGCGCCATGCGCGGCCGATCAGACTCTGAGGAGGTAGACGCTGAGCTCGGGCCCGCCATGCCCACCGCCGCCATGACCAGCGCCGCTGCTGTTGTCCGGGTTCATCATGTAGAATGCCTCCGAGTCGCGGGATCCCACGACGCGCTCGAACCGGGCGCGCATGTACATGACGtcgccctcgccgccgccgcagctggCGGCGGGGATGACACCGGCGCCCATGGACACGGGCTCCAGCGCGCGGAGCACGCGCCAGTCCGCCGCGCCGCACTCGCGCCGCACCGCGTACCCGCAGCTCTTGCCGTTGCAGTAGGCGCGCCACACCGTCTCCTCCACCAGCTTCTTGCCTCCTCCACCGGGGCCGCGGCCGGCGGCGCCCGGGGACGGCAGCGAAGCCGCGGCGGCGGACGAGCCCTTGGCGCGCTCGCACTCCAGCGCGATGCGCACCAGGCCCGAGGCCATCTCCCTCACCAGCGCAGCCGTGGGCGCCGCCAGCTCCAGCAGCAGCGCCGGGCACGCGCGCGGGTCCACCTGGAACGCCAGGTGCACGTGGCCGCGCCGGTGGCCGTAGAGCGTGCCGGTGAGACGCGCGCCCAGGCCTACCTGCCTGTGCCGCCCGGCCACGGCGTTGGCCAGCGCGGACCGCAGGCGCGACACGGCCGTTCGGAccttcctcctcctctgccCCGCCAccgacgccggcgccggcggcggtggaggCTGCTGCGGCTGGTGcagcgccggcgccgcgcgcgccgccTTCAGCGGAGGGGACACGACGAAGCCCTCGGAGTGGAAGGACGGGCAGGCGGAGGAGAAGGCCATGGTCGCCTCGTCATCGTCCTCCGCCTCCGAGCTCTTCATGTACTCGTCGTCCCCGAACGTCGCGGCGCCGTGGCTCTTGCTCTTGCCGAGAACCGGCCACTTGAAGTGCCGCCTGGAGAAGGAGAGCGAGTCATGCGGGTTCCTCGCCGTGATGGTTCTCATGGTGGTGCGGTGCCTTGCTGTCTTCGCCTTGTCCTATCCTGAGCTAGCTCAAGCTTTCTTGGTGAAAGCAGAGGAATGCAATGGACTGGAGAGCTACGCGCTTGTGTTGGGCTGTGTGCGCGAGGTTATATTCAAAGCTGAGCTGAACTGTAGGAGTACTCCCACTCGTTCCTctagccaccaccaccaccacagtcCACAGCGCTAGGGCTTTTGTACTGGGAGGAGGCTGGTGAGCTGAACCCACCAAACAGGGCAGAGGAGGAagatgtgtgtgtgagagag
It encodes:
- the LOC8083796 gene encoding protein MIZU-KUSSEI 1, whose translation is MRTITARNPHDSLSFSRRHFKWPVLGKSKSHGAATFGDDEYMKSSEAEDDDEATMAFSSACPSFHSEGFVVSPPLKAARAAPALHQPQQPPPPPAPASVAGQRRRKVRTAVSRLRSALANAVAGRHRQVGLGARLTGTLYGHRRGHVHLAFQVDPRACPALLLELAAPTAALVREMASGLVRIALECERAKGSSAAAASLPSPGAAGRGPGGGGKKLVEETVWRAYCNGKSCGYAVRRECGAADWRVLRALEPVSMGAGVIPAASCGGGEGDVMYMRARFERVVGSRDSEAFYMMNPDNSSGAGHGGGGHGGPELSVYLLRV